From a region of the Scyliorhinus torazame isolate Kashiwa2021f chromosome 15, sScyTor2.1, whole genome shotgun sequence genome:
- the exosc8 gene encoding exosome complex component RRP43 yields the protein MAAGFKTVEPLEYYRKFLKENCRPDGRELGEFRTTTLNIGSITTADGSALVKLGNTTVVCGIKVEFATPTVDAANKGFIVPNVDLPPLCSSRFRPGPPGEQAQAASQFIFDIIENSQIIKMEDLCIEKGKLAWVVYCDMVCLDYDGNLLDACITALLAALKNVKLPSVSISEETGLAEVNMNKKYQLNIRKHPVATSFAIFDDTVFIVDPTAEEETLASGMATIVTDEEDRICAVHKPGGSGLSSEKLQDCIVRAQTRHREIHKLFTEVINSVTPTINVKRDNN from the exons AACGGTAGAACctttggaatactacagaaaatttcTG AAAGAAAATTGTCGACCTGATGGCCGGGAGCTGGGTGAATTCAGAACAACAACTCTCAACATAG GTTCAATTACGACGGCGGATGGTTCGGCACTCGTAAAGCTGGGGAATACGACTGTTGTTTGTGGCATTAAAGTG GAATTTGCAACACCAACAGTGGATGCAGCAAATAAAGGATTCATAG TGCCAAATGTAGATTTACCACCATTATGTTCATCAAGGTTTCGACCTGGCCCTCCGGGGGAACAAGCACAAGCAGCAAGTCAGTTCATTTTTGACATCATAGAAAA TTCACAGATCATCAAGATGGAGGATCTATGCATTGAAAAAGGGAAG CTTGCTTGGGTTGTATATTGTGACATGGTATGCTTAGATTATGATGGAAACTTATTGGATGCCTGTATAACAGCCCTGCTAGCAGCACTGAAAAATG TTAAATTGCCATCGGTATCGATCAGTGAAGAAACTGGTTTGGCAGAAGTTAATATGAACAAGAAATATCAACTGAATATCAGAAAGCATCCCGTTGCTACATCGTTTGCAATTTTTGATGA CACCGTATTCATTGTCGATCCAACAGCTGAGGAGGAGACCTTGGCATCAGGGATGGCTACTATAGTAACTGATGAAGAGGATAGGATTTGTGCTGTTCATAAACCAG GGGGGAGTGGTCTCTCCAGTGAAAAACTCCAGGACTGCATTGTTCGAGCACAAACAAGACACAGAGAAATCCATAAACTGTTCACTGAAGTGATTAATAGTGTAACACCCACAATAAATGTGAAGAGAGACAATAATTAA